The Equus asinus isolate D_3611 breed Donkey chromosome 15, EquAss-T2T_v2, whole genome shotgun sequence genome includes a window with the following:
- the LOC139040267 gene encoding signal-regulatory protein beta-1-like isoform X2, whose product MLVPASQPHPSPPCLLLTLLLGLTGVAGEELQVNQPDKSVSVAAGETATLRCTMTSLYPVGPTQWFRGTGPGRELIYSFKGGHFPRVTNVSDNAERNNMDFSIRIRNITPADTGTYYWVKFWKGSPDMEFKSGPGTQLTVSAKPSAPVVSGPTARAPPEQTVSFTCESHGFSPRNITLKWFKNGNELPDSQTNVDPEGNSVSYSISSTAQVVLAPGDVRSQVICEVAHITLKGAPPLRGTANLSETIRVPPTLEVSQHPMAGNLVNVTCQANKFYPPRLKLTWLENGKIIRTETASTLIENKDGTFNWTSWLLVNSSAHREDVVLTCQVEHDRQPAISKQHMLKASAHQKEQDTGGTPGRELSTTPLVVFLLGTKVLLAIGVSAFYVHRKRRA is encoded by the exons ATGCTAGTCCCTGcctctcagccccacccctctCCTCCTTGCCTGCTGCTGACTCTGCTGCTGGGACTCACAG GAGTGGCAGGTGAGGAGCTGCAGGTGAATCAGCCTGACAAGTCAGTGTCGGTCGCAGCTGGAGAGACGGCCACTCTGCGCTGCACTATGACCTCCCTGTACCCCGTGGGACCCACTCAGTGGTTCAGGGGGACAGGGCCAGGCCGGGAGTTAATCTACAGTTTCAAAGGAGGCCACTTCCCCCGAGTAACAAATGTTTCAGACAACGCAGAGAGAAACAACATGGACTTTTCCATCCGCATCAGAAACATCACCCCAGCAGACACTGGTACCTACTACTGGGTGAAGTTCTGGAAAGGGAGTCCTGACATGGAGTTTAAGTCTGGACCAGGCACCCAGCTCACCGTGAGTG CCAAACCCTCTGCCCCCGTGGTCTCGGGCCCCACGGCGAGGGCCCCGCCCGAGCAGACAGTGAGCTTCACCTGCGAGTCCCACGGCTTCTCCCCCAGAAACATCACCCTGAAATGGTTCAAAAATGGCAATGAGCTCCCAGACTCCCAGACCAACGTGGACCCAGAGGGAAACAGCGTGTCCTACAGCATCTCCAGCACAGCCCAGGTGGTGCTGGCCCCGGGGGATGTTCGCTCCCAGGTCATCTGCGAAGTGGCCCACATCACTCTGAAGGGGGCCCCTCCTCTTCGTGGGACGGCCAACTTGTCTGAGACCATCCGAG TTCCGCCCACCTTGGAGGTTTCCCAACACCCCATGGCAGGGAACCTGGTGAACGTCACCTGCCAGGCGAACAAGTTCTACCCTCCGCGCCTAAAGCTGACCTGGTTGGAGAACGGAAAAATCATCCGAACAGAAACAGCCTCAACCCTCATAGAGAACAAGGATGGGACGTTTAACTGGACAAGCTGGCTCCTGGTGAACTCATCTGCCCACAGGGAGGATGTGGTGCTCACCTGCCAGGTCGAGCATGACAGACAGCCGGCGATCAGCAAACAGCATATGCTGAAGGCCTCTGCCCACCAGAAGGAGCAGGACACAGGTGGAACCCCTG GCCGAGAGCTGTCTACTACCCCTCTGGTTGTCTTCCTCCTAGGCACAAAGGTGCTGCTGGCCATCGGTGTCTCTGCCTTCTATGTCCACAGGAAGCGGAGGGCCTGA
- the LOC139040267 gene encoding signal-regulatory protein beta-1-like isoform X1, with translation MLVPASQPHPSPPCLLLTLLLGLTGVAGEELQVNQPDKSVSVAAGETATLRCTMTSLYPVGPTQWFRGTGPGRELIYSFKGGHFPRVTNVSDNAERNNMDFSIRIRNITPADTGTYYWVKFWKGSPDMEFKSGPGTQLTVSAKPSAPVVSGPTARAPPEQTVSFTCESHGFSPRNITLKWFKNGNELPDSQTNVDPEGNSVSYSISSTAQVVLAPGDVRSQVICEVAHITLKGAPPLRGTANLSETIRVPPTLEVSQHPMAGNLVNVTCQANKFYPPRLKLTWLENGKIIRTETASTLIENKDGTFNWTSWLLVNSSAHREDVVLTCQVEHDRQPAISKQHMLKASAHQKEQDTGGTPESALLSTTPLVVFLLGTKVLLAIGVSAFYVHRKRRA, from the exons ATGCTAGTCCCTGcctctcagccccacccctctCCTCCTTGCCTGCTGCTGACTCTGCTGCTGGGACTCACAG GAGTGGCAGGTGAGGAGCTGCAGGTGAATCAGCCTGACAAGTCAGTGTCGGTCGCAGCTGGAGAGACGGCCACTCTGCGCTGCACTATGACCTCCCTGTACCCCGTGGGACCCACTCAGTGGTTCAGGGGGACAGGGCCAGGCCGGGAGTTAATCTACAGTTTCAAAGGAGGCCACTTCCCCCGAGTAACAAATGTTTCAGACAACGCAGAGAGAAACAACATGGACTTTTCCATCCGCATCAGAAACATCACCCCAGCAGACACTGGTACCTACTACTGGGTGAAGTTCTGGAAAGGGAGTCCTGACATGGAGTTTAAGTCTGGACCAGGCACCCAGCTCACCGTGAGTG CCAAACCCTCTGCCCCCGTGGTCTCGGGCCCCACGGCGAGGGCCCCGCCCGAGCAGACAGTGAGCTTCACCTGCGAGTCCCACGGCTTCTCCCCCAGAAACATCACCCTGAAATGGTTCAAAAATGGCAATGAGCTCCCAGACTCCCAGACCAACGTGGACCCAGAGGGAAACAGCGTGTCCTACAGCATCTCCAGCACAGCCCAGGTGGTGCTGGCCCCGGGGGATGTTCGCTCCCAGGTCATCTGCGAAGTGGCCCACATCACTCTGAAGGGGGCCCCTCCTCTTCGTGGGACGGCCAACTTGTCTGAGACCATCCGAG TTCCGCCCACCTTGGAGGTTTCCCAACACCCCATGGCAGGGAACCTGGTGAACGTCACCTGCCAGGCGAACAAGTTCTACCCTCCGCGCCTAAAGCTGACCTGGTTGGAGAACGGAAAAATCATCCGAACAGAAACAGCCTCAACCCTCATAGAGAACAAGGATGGGACGTTTAACTGGACAAGCTGGCTCCTGGTGAACTCATCTGCCCACAGGGAGGATGTGGTGCTCACCTGCCAGGTCGAGCATGACAGACAGCCGGCGATCAGCAAACAGCATATGCTGAAGGCCTCTGCCCACCAGAAGGAGCAGGACACAGGTGGAACCCCTG AGTCAGCGCTG CTGTCTACTACCCCTCTGGTTGTCTTCCTCCTAGGCACAAAGGTGCTGCTGGCCATCGGTGTCTCTGCCTTCTATGTCCACAGGAAGCGGAGGGCCTGA